The following proteins come from a genomic window of Pseudomonas sp. MAG733B:
- a CDS encoding DegQ family serine endoprotease, whose translation MSIPRLKSYLSIFATVLVLGQAVTAQAVELPDFTQLVEQASPAVVNISTTQKLPDRKVNQQMPDLEGLPPMLREFFERGMPPQSRSPRGDRQREAQSLGSGFIISPDGYILTNNHVIADADEILVRLSDRSEMKAKLVGTDPRSDVALLKIEGKDLPVLKLGKSQDLKAGQWVVAIGSPFGFDHTVTQGIVSAVGRSLPNENYVPFIQTDVPINPGNSGGPLFNLNGEVVGINSQIYTRSGGFMGVSFAIPIDVAMDVSNQLKSGGKVSRGWLGVVIQEVNKDLAESFGLDKPAGALVAQIQDDGPAAKGGLQVGDVILSMNGQPIVMSADLPHLVGALKAGSKANLEVIREGKRKNVELTVGAIPDEDKELDALPKSGAETSSNRLGVSVVELTAEQKKTYDLKGGVVIKEVQDGPASMIGLQPGDVITHLNNQAIESTKEFTDIAKALPKNRSVSMRVLRQGRASFITFKLAE comes from the coding sequence ATGTCGATACCACGCTTGAAGTCTTATCTCTCCATTTTTGCCACCGTGCTGGTGCTCGGTCAGGCTGTCACTGCGCAAGCGGTCGAACTGCCTGATTTCACGCAACTGGTCGAGCAGGCCTCGCCCGCGGTGGTGAACATCAGTACCACGCAGAAGCTGCCGGATCGCAAGGTCAACCAGCAGATGCCTGACCTCGAAGGCTTGCCGCCGATGCTGCGCGAGTTCTTCGAACGTGGCATGCCGCCACAATCGCGCTCGCCTCGCGGTGATCGTCAGCGTGAAGCCCAGTCCCTGGGTTCGGGTTTCATCATTTCTCCCGACGGCTACATCCTGACCAACAACCATGTAATCGCTGACGCCGATGAAATTCTCGTGCGTCTCTCAGACCGCAGTGAAATGAAAGCCAAGCTGGTCGGCACCGACCCGCGTTCCGACGTGGCACTGCTGAAAATCGAAGGCAAGGATCTGCCGGTTCTGAAACTCGGCAAATCCCAGGACCTGAAGGCTGGTCAATGGGTCGTGGCAATCGGTTCGCCGTTCGGCTTTGACCATACAGTGACCCAAGGCATCGTCAGTGCCGTCGGTCGCAGCCTGCCGAACGAGAACTATGTGCCGTTCATCCAGACCGACGTGCCGATCAACCCGGGTAACTCGGGTGGCCCGTTGTTCAACCTGAACGGCGAAGTGGTCGGGATCAACTCGCAGATCTACACCCGTTCCGGCGGCTTCATGGGTGTGTCGTTCGCGATTCCTATCGACGTGGCCATGGACGTTTCCAACCAGCTGAAAAGCGGTGGCAAGGTCAGCCGTGGCTGGTTGGGTGTCGTGATTCAGGAAGTGAACAAGGATCTGGCCGAGTCGTTCGGTCTGGACAAGCCGGCCGGTGCACTGGTCGCCCAGATCCAGGACGACGGCCCGGCTGCCAAGGGTGGTCTGCAAGTTGGCGACGTGATCCTCAGCATGAACGGGCAACCGATCGTGATGTCCGCCGATCTGCCACATCTGGTCGGTGCGCTGAAAGCTGGCTCCAAGGCCAATCTGGAAGTGATTCGTGAAGGCAAGCGCAAAAACGTCGAACTGACGGTTGGCGCGATCCCTGATGAAGACAAAGAGCTCGATGCTTTGCCGAAGTCGGGCGCCGAGACCAGCAGCAATCGTCTGGGTGTTTCGGTCGTCGAGTTGACCGCTGAACAAAAGAAAACCTACGACCTCAAAGGCGGCGTGGTGATCAAAGAAGTGCAGGACGGTCCTGCTTCGATGATCGGCTTGCAGCCAGGTGACGTCATTACTCACCTGAACAACCAAGCGATCGAGTCCACCAAGGAATTCACCGACATCGCCAAGGCGCTGCCGAAGAATCGTTCGGTGTCGATGCGTGTGTTGCGTCAAGGTCGTGCCAGCTTCATCACCTTCAAACTGGCTGAATAA
- a CDS encoding M48 family metalloprotease, with translation MTFLRPTLLTLACLLASPGFADDLPSLGDASSAIVSPQQEYQLGRAWLALLRSQVSQLNDPQLKDYVESSVYRLVETSQVNDRRLEFILINSPQLNAFAAPGGIVGVNGGLFLNAQTEGEYASVLAHELAHLSQRHFARGVEAQQRMQVPMMAALLAGIVIAAAGAGDAGIAAIAGTQAAAIQEQRRFSRQNEQEADRIGILNLEKAGYDPRSMPTMFERLGRQYRFDAKPPEFLLTHPVTESRIADTRNRAEQAPKGGIEDTVRYQLIRARVQLIYEETPGLGAKRFRAQLDENPKSDVARYGLAIAQIKGGQLNEARENLKLLLAKSPNEIIYNLAQIDLDITNNRLADAQSRVDRMLTQYPGNYPLNQVRVDLLLKQNRAADAEKALEGLLKSRPDDPDVWYQVAETRGLSGNIIGLHQARAEYFALVGDYRQAIQQLDFAKRKAGSNFPLSSRIDARQRELMEQERMIKDMMG, from the coding sequence TGCTGACGCTCGCTTGCCTGCTCGCCTCACCGGGCTTCGCCGACGACCTGCCGTCACTCGGCGACGCCAGTTCTGCCATTGTCTCGCCACAGCAGGAATACCAGTTGGGTCGCGCCTGGCTCGCGCTGTTGCGCAGCCAGGTCTCGCAACTCAACGATCCGCAGCTCAAGGACTATGTCGAGTCCAGCGTTTACCGTTTGGTAGAGACCAGCCAGGTCAATGACCGGCGTCTTGAGTTCATCCTGATCAACAGCCCTCAGCTCAACGCCTTTGCGGCACCTGGCGGGATTGTCGGGGTCAACGGCGGCCTGTTTCTCAACGCCCAGACCGAAGGCGAATATGCCTCGGTACTGGCGCACGAATTGGCTCACTTGTCGCAACGGCACTTTGCCCGTGGCGTCGAAGCGCAACAGCGCATGCAAGTGCCGATGATGGCTGCATTGCTGGCCGGGATCGTGATTGCCGCGGCCGGTGCCGGTGATGCCGGGATCGCCGCCATTGCGGGTACGCAGGCGGCGGCAATTCAGGAGCAGCGGCGTTTCTCGCGCCAAAACGAACAGGAAGCCGACCGCATCGGCATCCTCAATCTGGAAAAGGCCGGCTACGATCCGCGCTCGATGCCCACCATGTTCGAACGCCTTGGGCGGCAGTATCGCTTCGACGCCAAGCCACCGGAATTCCTGCTGACTCACCCGGTCACCGAATCGCGGATCGCCGACACCCGCAACCGTGCCGAACAGGCTCCAAAAGGTGGTATTGAGGACACCGTGCGCTATCAACTGATTCGCGCACGGGTGCAGTTGATATATGAAGAAACTCCAGGCCTCGGCGCCAAGCGCTTCCGCGCACAACTGGATGAAAACCCGAAGAGCGATGTCGCTCGCTACGGCCTGGCCATTGCCCAGATCAAGGGCGGCCAACTCAACGAAGCACGGGAGAATCTCAAGCTGCTGCTGGCCAAGTCGCCAAACGAGATCATCTACAACCTCGCCCAGATCGATCTGGACATCACCAACAATCGTCTGGCAGATGCGCAATCCCGTGTGGACCGGATGCTGACTCAGTACCCGGGCAACTATCCGCTGAACCAGGTGCGCGTCGACCTGTTGTTGAAACAGAACCGCGCCGCCGATGCGGAAAAAGCACTGGAGGGCCTGCTCAAATCGCGGCCGGACGATCCGGACGTGTGGTATCAGGTGGCCGAGACACGCGGCCTGTCGGGCAACATCATCGGCCTGCACCAGGCACGTGCCGAGTATTTCGCTCTGGTCGGCGACTATCGTCAGGCGATCCAGCAACTGGATTTCGCCAAGCGCAAGGCTGGCAGCAATTTCCCGCTGTCGTCACGCATCGATGCCCGCCAGCGAGAGCTGATGGAGCAAGAGCGCATGATCAAGGACATGATGGGGTAG